Proteins co-encoded in one Thamnophis elegans isolate rThaEle1 chromosome 1, rThaEle1.pri, whole genome shotgun sequence genomic window:
- the CFL2 gene encoding cofilin-2, with protein MASGVTVNDEVIKVFNDMKVRKSSTSEEIKKRKKAVLFCLSADKKQIIVEEAKQILVGDIGVTVEDPYIAFVKLLPLNDCRYALYDATYETKESKKEDLVFIFWAPENAPLKSKMIYASSKDAIKKKFTGIKHEWQVNGYEDIKDRSTLGEKLGGNVVVTLEGKPL; from the exons GCTTCTGGGGTAACAGTGAATGATGAAGTTATCAAGGTTTTCAATGATATGAAAGTACGGAAATCTTCAACATCGgaggagattaaaaaaagaaagaaagcagttcTTTTCTGTTTAAGTGCTGACAAAAAGCAAATAATTGTAGAAGAAGCAAAGCAGATATTAGTTGGTGACATTGGTGTCACAGTCGAGGACCCTTATATAGCctttgtgaagctgttaccactGAATGATTGCCGATATGCTTTGTATGATGCAACATATGAAACAAAGGAATCTAAAAAGGAAGATCTGGTATTTATATTCTG GGCCCCAGAAAATGCCCCTTTAAAATCAAAGATGATCTACGCAAGCTCTAAAGATgccattaaaaagaaatttaCAG GTATTAAGCACGAGTGGCAGGTAAATGGGTATGAAGATATTAAAGATCGTTCAACACTGGGAGAGAAACTAGGAGGCAATGTGGTAGTTACACTTGAAGGAAAACCCTTATAA